Proteins found in one Phocoena sinus isolate mPhoSin1 chromosome 19, mPhoSin1.pri, whole genome shotgun sequence genomic segment:
- the LOC116744765 gene encoding LOW QUALITY PROTEIN: glutamate dehydrogenase 1, mitochondrial-like (The sequence of the model RefSeq protein was modified relative to this genomic sequence to represent the inferred CDS: deleted 2 bases in 1 codon), with translation MYWCLGEALLLSHVRPTALGSAAANSAAAAGPDGGGPSLTAAPASWRTSWWSEAKIYEESILEADCDILIPAASEKQLTKANTPRVKVKAKIIAEGVNGLTTPEADKIFLEKNIMVIPDLYLNAGEVTVSYFEWLKNVNHVSYGRQTFKYERDSNYHLFMSVQESLERKFGKHGGTIPIVPTAQFQDRILHASEKDTVQSGLAYTMECSARQTMHTAMRYNLGLDPRTAAYVNATEKVFKVYNEAGVTFTYTRRDCG, from the exons ATGTACTGGTGCCTGGGTGAAGCGCTGCTGCTGTCCCATGTCAGGCCCACAGCCCTAGGTTCGGCGGCGGCCAACTCGGCGGCGGCTGCTGGGCCGG atggtggagggcCTTCTTTGACCGCGGCACCTGCATCTTGGAGGACAAGCTGGTGGAGCGAAGCAAAGATCTATGAAGAGAGCATCTTGGAGGCAGACTGTGACATACTGATCCCTGCTGCCAGCGAGAAGCAGCTGACCAAGGCCAATACACCCAGAGTCAAAGTTAAG GCCAAGATTATTGCTGAAGGTGTCAACGGACTGACAACTCCAGAAGCTGATAAGATTTTCCTAGAGAAGAACATCATGGTTATTCCAGATCTCTACTTGAATGCTGGAGAAGTGACAGTATCTTACTTTGAGTGGCTGAAGAATGTAAATCATGTCAGCTATGGCCGTCAGACCTTCAAATATGAAAGGGATTCTAACTACCACTTGTTCATGTCTGTTCAAGAGAGTCTGGAAAGGAAATTTGGAAAGCACGGTGGAACTATTCCCATTGTACCCACAGCACAGTTCCAAGACAGGATATTGCACGCCTCTGAGAAAGACACTGTGCAGTCTGGCTTAGCTTACACCATGGAGTGCTCTGCCAGGCAAACCATGCACACAGCCATGAGGTATAACCTAGGATTGGACCCAAGAACAGCTGCCTATGTCAACGCCACCGAGAAAGTCTTCAAGGTGTACAATGAAGCTGGTGTGACCTTCACATACACCAGACGGGACTGCGGCTGA